The following are encoded in a window of Syngnathoides biaculeatus isolate LvHL_M chromosome 3, ASM1980259v1, whole genome shotgun sequence genomic DNA:
- the LOC133497648 gene encoding chymotrypsin A-like, which produces MKKARACAYKNSGFVRRRHVIAMAFLWILSCLAFVGAAYGCGSPAIPPVITGYSRIVNGEEAVPHSWPWQVSLQDYTGFHFCGGSLINENWVVTAAHCNVRTSHRVVLGEHDRSSTEEDVQVMRVAKVFKHPRYNGFTINNDILLIKLATPAQMNMRVSPVCLAQTGDNFPGGMKCVTTGWGLTRHNAPDTPALLQQASLPLLSNEQCRRYWGNKISNLMICAGASGASSCMGDSGGPLVCQKAGAWTLVGIVSWGSGNCTPSMPGVYARVTELRAWLDQTIASN; this is translated from the exons ATGAAGAAG GCGCGGGCGTGTGCCTATAAAAACTCGGGATTTGTCCGGAGAAGGCATGTTATCGCCATGGCCTTCCTGTGGATCCTCTCGTGCCTCGCCTTTGTCGGTGCCGCTTATG GTTGCGGCTCTCCCGCCATCCCTCCCGTGATCACGGGATACTCCCGTATCGTCAACGGTGAGGAGGCGGTTCCCCACTCTTGGCCCTGGCAGGTGTCGCTGCAG GACTACACTGGtttccacttctgcggcggttCCCTGATCAACGAGAACTGGGTGGTCACGGCAGCCCACTGCAACGTCAG GACTTCCCACCGCGTGGTTCTGGGTGAGCACGACCGCTCATCCACTGAAGAGGACGTCCAGGTCATGAGGGTGGCCAAG GTGTTCAAGCACCCTCGCTACAACGGCTTCACCATCAACAACGACATCCTGCTCATCAAGCTGGCCACCCCCGCCCAGATGAACATGCGCGTGTCGCCCGTCTGCTTGGCCCAAACCGGCGATAACTTCCCCGGAGGCATGAAATGCGTCACCACCGGATGGGGGCTGACCCGCCACAACG CCCCCGACACGCCGGCCCTCCTCCAGCAGGCCTCCCTGCCGCTGCTGTCCAATGAGCAGTGCCGTAGATACTGGGGCAACAAGATCAGCAACCTGATGATCTGCGCCGGAGCCTCTGGAGCATCATCCTGCATG GGCGATTCCGGCGGTCCCCTGGTCTGCCAGAAGGCGGGCGCCTGGACCCTGGTGGGCATCGTGTCCTGGGGCAGCGGAAATTGCACGCCCAGCATGCCCGGCGTCTACGCTCGTGTCACCGAGCTCCGCGCCTGGTTGGACCAGACCATCGCCTCCAACTGA
- the celf1 gene encoding CUGBP Elav-like family member 1 isoform X1 codes for MNGSLDHPDQPDVDAIKMFVGQIPRSWSEEQLRELFEPYGAVYEINVLRDRSQNPPQSKGCCFITYYTRKSALEAQNALHNMKILPGMHHPIQMKPADSEKNNAVEDRKLFIGMISKKCNENDMRLMFSPYGQIEECRILRGPDGLSRGCAFVTFTARQMAQAAIKSMHQSQTMEGCSSPIVVKFADTQKDKEQKRMALQLQQQMQQLSAASMWGNLTGLGSLGPQYLAIYLQLLQQSASTGNALSNLHPASGLNAMQNLAALAAATASQASATGSSAMTTSSSPLSALTSSGSSPTSSSTSSVNPIASLGTLQSLAAGTGAGLNMGSLAGMAALNGGLGSGGLSNGSGSTMEALSQAYSGMQQYATAAALPGLYNQSLLSQQSVSAAGSQKEAHFLVLDASKAVSSAGPEGANLFIYHLPQEFGDQDLLQMFMPFGNVISAKVFIDKQTNLSKCFGFVSYDNPVSSQAAIQSMNGFQIGMKRLKVQLKRSKNDSKPY; via the exons ATGAACGGGTCCCTGGACCACCCCGACCAACCAGATGTGGATGCCATCAAGATGTTTGTGGGCCAGATCCCACGTTCCTGGTCAGAAGAGCAGCTGCGTGAGCTCTTCGAGCCGTACGGCGCTGTCTATGAAATCAACGTCCTCAGGGACCGCAGCCAGAACCCCCCACAGAGCAAAG GATGCTGTTTCATCACGTACTACACTCGCAAGTCGGCCTTGGAGGCACAGAACGCTCTTCACAACATGAAGATTCTGCCAGGG ATGCACCACCCCATTCAGATGAAGCCGGCTGACAGTGAGAAGAACAACG CGGTGGAGGACAGAAAGCTGTTCATCGGCATGATCTCCAAGAAGTGCAATGAGAACGACATGCGCTTGATGTTCTCCCCCTACGGGCAGATCGAGGAGTGTCGGATACTTCGAGGCCCCGATGGACTGAGCCGAG GTTGTGCGTTTGTGACATTCACAGCCCGACAGATGGCCCAGGCTGCCATCAAGTCCATGCACCAGTCCCAGACCATGGAG GGCTGCTCGTCGCCCATCGTGGTGAAGTTTGCCGACACCCAAAAGGACAAGGAGCAGAAGCGCATGGCACTGCAGCTGCAGCAGCAGATGCAGCAGCTCAGCGCTGCGTCCATGTGGGGAAACCTGACCGGACTGGGAAGTCTGGGGCCGCAGTACCTTGCG ATTTACTTACAGCTGCTGCAACAGTCAGCCTCGACGGGGAACGCGCTCAGCAACCTGCACCCCGCTTCAG gtcTTAATGCCATGCAGAACCTGGCTGCCTTGGCAGCCGCGACCGCCAGCCAGGCCTCAGCCACCGGCTCCAGTGCCATGACTACATCAAGTAGTCCACTAAGTGCACTAACCAGCTCAG GTTCCTCCCCCACCTCCAGCAGCACGTCGTCCGTCAACCCCATCGCGTCTCTGGGAACGCTGCAGTCTCTGGCCGCTGGCACCGGAGCCGGCCTCAACATGGGCTCGCTCGCAG GAATGGCGGCTCTGAACGGCGGCCTGGGCTCCGGAGGACTGTCCAACGGCTCTGGCAGCACCATGGAAGCGCTGAGTCAGGCGTACTCTGGAATGCAGCAGTACGCCACCGCCGCCGCGCTGCCGGGCCTCTACAACCAGAGCCTGCTCTCACAACAGAGCGTTTCGGCTGCGGGGAGCCAAAAGGAAG CCCATTTTTTAGTGTTGGACGCATCAAAAGCTGTTTCCTCTGCAGGTCCAGAAGGCGCCAACTTGTTCATATACCACCTCCCCCAAGAGTTTGGCGACCAAGACCTGCTCCAGATGTTCATGCCCTTTGGCAATGTCATCTCGGCCAAGGTCTTCATTGACAAGCAGACCAACCTCAGCAAGTGTTTTG GCTTCGTGAGTTACGACAACCCGGTGTCGTCGCAGGCCGCCATCCAGTCCATGAACGGGTTCCAGATCGGCATGAAGCGGCTCAAGGTGCAGCTAAAGCGCTCCAAGAACGACAGCAAGCCGTACTGa
- the celf1 gene encoding CUGBP Elav-like family member 1 isoform X2 translates to MNGSLDHPDQPDVDAIKMFVGQIPRSWSEEQLRELFEPYGAVYEINVLRDRSQNPPQSKGCCFITYYTRKSALEAQNALHNMKILPGMHHPIQMKPADSEKNNAVEDRKLFIGMISKKCNENDMRLMFSPYGQIEECRILRGPDGLSRGCAFVTFTARQMAQAAIKSMHQSQTMEGCSSPIVVKFADTQKDKEQKRMALQLQQQMQQLSAASMWGNLTGLGSLGPQYLAIYLQLLQQSASTGNALSNLHPASGLNAMQNLAALAAATASQASATGSSAMTTSSSPLSALTSSGSSPTSSSTSSVNPIASLGTLQSLAAGTGAGLNMGSLAGMAALNGGLGSGGLSNGSGSTMEALSQAYSGMQQYATAAALPGLYNQSLLSQQSVSAAGSQKEGPEGANLFIYHLPQEFGDQDLLQMFMPFGNVISAKVFIDKQTNLSKCFGFVSYDNPVSSQAAIQSMNGFQIGMKRLKVQLKRSKNDSKPY, encoded by the exons ATGAACGGGTCCCTGGACCACCCCGACCAACCAGATGTGGATGCCATCAAGATGTTTGTGGGCCAGATCCCACGTTCCTGGTCAGAAGAGCAGCTGCGTGAGCTCTTCGAGCCGTACGGCGCTGTCTATGAAATCAACGTCCTCAGGGACCGCAGCCAGAACCCCCCACAGAGCAAAG GATGCTGTTTCATCACGTACTACACTCGCAAGTCGGCCTTGGAGGCACAGAACGCTCTTCACAACATGAAGATTCTGCCAGGG ATGCACCACCCCATTCAGATGAAGCCGGCTGACAGTGAGAAGAACAACG CGGTGGAGGACAGAAAGCTGTTCATCGGCATGATCTCCAAGAAGTGCAATGAGAACGACATGCGCTTGATGTTCTCCCCCTACGGGCAGATCGAGGAGTGTCGGATACTTCGAGGCCCCGATGGACTGAGCCGAG GTTGTGCGTTTGTGACATTCACAGCCCGACAGATGGCCCAGGCTGCCATCAAGTCCATGCACCAGTCCCAGACCATGGAG GGCTGCTCGTCGCCCATCGTGGTGAAGTTTGCCGACACCCAAAAGGACAAGGAGCAGAAGCGCATGGCACTGCAGCTGCAGCAGCAGATGCAGCAGCTCAGCGCTGCGTCCATGTGGGGAAACCTGACCGGACTGGGAAGTCTGGGGCCGCAGTACCTTGCG ATTTACTTACAGCTGCTGCAACAGTCAGCCTCGACGGGGAACGCGCTCAGCAACCTGCACCCCGCTTCAG gtcTTAATGCCATGCAGAACCTGGCTGCCTTGGCAGCCGCGACCGCCAGCCAGGCCTCAGCCACCGGCTCCAGTGCCATGACTACATCAAGTAGTCCACTAAGTGCACTAACCAGCTCAG GTTCCTCCCCCACCTCCAGCAGCACGTCGTCCGTCAACCCCATCGCGTCTCTGGGAACGCTGCAGTCTCTGGCCGCTGGCACCGGAGCCGGCCTCAACATGGGCTCGCTCGCAG GAATGGCGGCTCTGAACGGCGGCCTGGGCTCCGGAGGACTGTCCAACGGCTCTGGCAGCACCATGGAAGCGCTGAGTCAGGCGTACTCTGGAATGCAGCAGTACGCCACCGCCGCCGCGCTGCCGGGCCTCTACAACCAGAGCCTGCTCTCACAACAGAGCGTTTCGGCTGCGGGGAGCCAAAAGGAAG GTCCAGAAGGCGCCAACTTGTTCATATACCACCTCCCCCAAGAGTTTGGCGACCAAGACCTGCTCCAGATGTTCATGCCCTTTGGCAATGTCATCTCGGCCAAGGTCTTCATTGACAAGCAGACCAACCTCAGCAAGTGTTTTG GCTTCGTGAGTTACGACAACCCGGTGTCGTCGCAGGCCGCCATCCAGTCCATGAACGGGTTCCAGATCGGCATGAAGCGGCTCAAGGTGCAGCTAAAGCGCTCCAAGAACGACAGCAAGCCGTACTGa